DNA from Gammaproteobacteria bacterium:
CGTTGAGCCTAAAGTAATGCCAAGGTTTAACCCATAACTTAATGCACCAAAATATATAACTTAGTACCAGTAAAATTCGAATTAACATGAGAATAGATTCACCCTTGTTTTACGTAAAAGTAATAGGTCACAATCGATCCCATTCAATGCTTGGTTTGACGGTTATTAATCACCGCCAAGAGCAAGCCTAAGATCAAAATTGAAACCGCGGCATAAAATAACGAACCACCATCACTGACACCGTTGTGTAATACCTCAACCCCGAGCGGAGTCGCTAAATGAAAAAATACTGCGCCAGACATCACGGCTGCTGATAACAGACCACCGGCCGTGTGGATCAATGCCCGTGAAGGTGATTGCTCGATGATATTTAGCTTCTTGGCTGCCCACAGCAGTGCTGGCAACAGTAATATCAGCGCTGCTAACAATTCAACCAGTCCGACAGCGACAGCGCCATTAGCGACAAACCATTGGCCTAAAGTTACGTTAAAGCTATCTTGGATCCATAATCCGATAGTGCCAAATATATGCTGGGTATCGGGATGGCCGGTAAACTTATAAGGTAATGAAGATAAAAATACTTTGCAAATCCAAACGACAGCCAGCCAGCTAAATATTGTGGTGATACGGTTTTTCATGATGTTCTCGATAGTTAATTTAATGGTAGCGCTACATTAGTTGATGACGCCAGGCCAGTTTTGGTCAGCTTGCAAGATCAATTTTTGCGAGTCTTTAAGCCACTTATTCTGAATATCAAAATTGTAATTTAGATAGAGCTTGTCATCGACTATTTTCCATGCTTTGGGATCTGAACTGGCCGTATCACCTTGTGAAACAGCCCAAGCACAATAGCCACCGTACTGAGGTGCATATTTGGTCGGCGCTTGAGCAAAAAGGGCTAAATTTTCTTGGCTACTAAATTGCCAAGTCGCCCCTTGATATTGGGTTGTAAAATCACTGCTGCCTTTGACGGGTTTAGCTTGGGTAAAATAAGCAACCGTGTCGTAACCCGATACGGCTAAATCACTAAAAAAAGCGGTATACGTTTTTGAACCAGCATTACTGGTTGCTGAAAAAATCAGGATAAGACAACTCATTACAAGATTAATTACAGTTTTGTTGTTAAGCATAATGAATACTCGTGTATTTGGGGCCACTGTGATGAATGTGGCTAACATTTACTGGATGTATCTAATAAGAACCGTGTTTTTGATATTTTATTTCAATTTATTTTGATTATTTTTTAATTTGTAGGAATAAGACTTGGTCACAACATCAGCGATAGACAAATAATAAGGCCGTTAACAGCACGCTAACGGCCCTGGCATTTGATTTTTAGGTTTTAGATATTAAGTGAACTTGCTCGCTCACTAACTAATTTAGTCTAACGGGATCTCAAACGGATACATCACTGTGCTCGAACTAAAGAGAGCCAAACCATTGTCTAAGGTTAAATCACCTTGGACAATGGCCTGCACCGTGGCGTCAAATCCGGTTAATTACTTAAAATCAAGCAATGTTAAGTAGCCATCGGCAATGGCGATCACTATTTCACTACTGACAGCGCTAGGTAAGGTTGGCAGCACATAATTGTTTACTGTCGCCGCCATAAATATATTCCAGCTTGCTCCGGTAAAATCTAGCTCAAGGTTGAAGCCATCAACCGCGGACTATCGCTCGCCTGCCAAGAAAAATGATTGCCATCGTATTAATATTGGCCGCGCTAAACTCTGGCAGGTTAAACACCAGCCCTGAGGTTGGCAATTGGGTTTCAACCCAAGACTGTATATACCGGTGTATCATTGGTCCCATTATCGACCTGCGCTTCCAAGTAGAAATAATACGACGACGCAATGTAATAAATAGAGAACGAGTTATTCATCGGTTCAGCTAGGGTCATGATTGCGGTTTGGTGAAGCTCTCACCAGTCATTGCATAAGGGCTAATGGTCAATTGACTATTATTTACCACCGGAATGAGAATCGGGGTATTGGTCATATCTAGTACCAAGCTGCTCCCCACATTACCGGTCTGTATTGCTTGCGAGTGTGCGATGGCCTGTGTTTGAGCGTTTGTGCTATCAATGCCATTTGCGATTAGGTAGTAATCGTCATGGTTAAGCAGTGCATTACAAAACTTGACTGCCACTGAGTCGTTTTGTGACGTTGGTTTTGGAATTGAATCACCCAAGGTATTGTTATAGTAACCAAAGGGAATAACGTTAGCTGACACGTTAATACATTGAACCTCGACACTGCTTTACTCCGATTCGTTACAAAATGCCTTGTTCTAATTTGACTTGACCCGACAATTACGCTGTAGTTTGTGCTGGTGTTTGCTCTTTTTGGGTGGTGCTGGTCGTGGTGGCTGTGTCATCACTGCTGCTGCCGCAACTGGCGATTAAAAGTATTGAAGCAGTGACGAGTAAACAACGCAGGGCGCGTTGGGGTAGGCGAGTTGTAATCATTTTAATCCCTTAAAATATTGTTAGTAGCAAACAGCATAGTCCAGCATTAAAATATAGTAATAATAAAACGATGGTATTTTTTACAGATTATAAAAGTGTGACTAATGTAACTGCCATAGCGTTGTTTTTGCAGTTAAGACAAGTGGAATTAGCCTATCAATAATTGATTAATACGAGGGGAAACGGATGTTATTTATCACCAATAGAACGCCGCAAGGCTCGATTGAAACGACATTAAACCGAGCTTATCAATTTGATCTTAATATTAATGCACCGGCTAACTCAGCGTTTTACTGTCAGCGGTATGGCCATGATGACTATCGTGAAATAGGTTCTGTCGCGTTAATGAATGCGCTAAAAAAGTCGGCTGCTAAACAGTTACTTTTTTATATTCATGGGTCGGCTTGCATGCCCGAACCCGATGTTTTTGAGCGCGCACAATTACTGCAGCAGTCATTTAATCAGTATAAAGAGGGCATGGTTGAGGTGATCCCGCTAATTTGGCCTTGTGATAATGACTTTGGCATGATTAAAGATTATTGGGACGATCAAAAGTCTGCCGACTTAAGTGGTTATTCCTTTGCCCGGGTATTGCAAAAATTTATCCACTGGCGTCACCTGGCGACTGATGAGGCGCCATGC
Protein-coding regions in this window:
- a CDS encoding YHS domain-containing protein, with the translated sequence MLNNKTVINLVMSCLILIFSATSNAGSKTYTAFFSDLAVSGYDTVAYFTQAKPVKGSSDFTTQYQGATWQFSSQENLALFAQAPTKYAPQYGGYCAWAVSQGDTASSDPKAWKIVDDKLYLNYNFDIQNKWLKDSQKLILQADQNWPGVIN